A genomic segment from Malaclemys terrapin pileata isolate rMalTer1 chromosome 1, rMalTer1.hap1, whole genome shotgun sequence encodes:
- the LOC128844019 gene encoding olfactory receptor 51G2-like — protein sequence MSAVNDTKFQFAVFLLTGIPGKEDVHLWISIPFCLMYVISIVGNSVILFIIKTDPSLHDPMYILLSMLAVTDLGLSITTIPTILGIFLFSSREISLDACFAQLFFIHLLQDMESSFLLLMAFDRFIAICNPLRYASILTPPRLVKMGLLCVLRGVAVVLPLPFLLKRFQYCRANVLSHSYCLHQEVMKLACADITVNNIYGLSTALLTMGLDSLLIFLSYMIILKTVLNVASHEECLRALNTCVSHLSAVLLFYIPEIGLSVIHRFGNSSSHLLQFVLGYFYLLVPPLMNPIVYSVKSKHLRARIIRVLNN from the coding sequence caaattCCAATTtgcagtgttccttctcaccGGGATACCTGGAAAGGAAGATGTCCATCTCTGGATCTCTATTCCTTTCTGCTTAATGTATGTTATTTCAatagtaggaaattcagtcattctgttcattataaaaacagatccaagcctccatgaCCCCATGTACATTTTACTTTCCATGTTGGCCGTCACAGACCTTGGCTTATCGATAACCACCATACCTACGATACTGGGCATATTCTTGTTCAGCTCTAGGGAGATCAGCCTCGATGCCTGTTttgcccagctgttcttcatccacttGCTTCAAGATATGGAATCCTCCTTCCTCTTGTTAATGGCCTTTGACCGCTTTAttgcaatctgtaacccactgagaTATGCTTCCATCTTAACCCCACCGAGATTAGTCAAAATGGGACTGCTGTGTGTGCTAAGAGGGGTGGCCGTAGTATTACCACTCCCTTTTCTGCTGAAACGGTTCCAATACTGTCGagccaatgtcctctcccattcctactgcctgCACCAGGAGGTCATGAAGCTGGCTTGTGCGGATATCACAGTCAACAATATCTATGGCTTGTCTACTGCACTATTAACCATGGGCTTGGACTCGCTGCTCATCTTCCTCTCTTATATGATTatcctcaaaacagtgctgaATGTTGCGTCCCATGAGGAGTGTCtcagggccctgaacacctgTGTTTCCCACCTCTCTGCTGTCCTGCTCTTCTACATACCAGAGATCGGCTTGTCTGTGATACACAGATTTGGGAATAGCTCTTCTCACTTGCTTCAGTTTGTCCTGGGCTACTTCTATCTGCTGGTCCCACCCCTAATGAACCCCATTGTGTACagcgtgaaaagcaaacaccttcgtgcGAGGATAATCAGGGTATTAAACAACTGA